A genomic segment from Propionibacteriaceae bacterium ZF39 encodes:
- a CDS encoding LCP family protein yields MASSARTHAPRPRPKRSAAGRLGFRLSALWTVLGTYLPGTGLIRAGLRRPGLVALISFLAIAAAITVAALVAPNTLIRLGVNSLFLKVLVVLIPILALAWAGLIVVTHLLLRPRALTKFERALGSVLVGVLTLTIATPLAVAARYSFDQSRLLDTIFKDSSDLQSGTAPHLDGRNPWKNKPRVNILLLGGDAGRDRTGTRTDTVILASVDTRTGDTVLISLPRNTARMPFPADSPLHQYYPEGFTSGWGDDLEYMLTEMYENIPPNVPPDILGPTDNLGADVVKLSVGEATGLKVDYYVLVELEGFHKLIDALGGITVNINTWVAIGGDTSRGILPAGALAPGPNQHLNGDQALWYARGRFGADDFQRMDRQRCVIDAVIKQANPANMLTRYEDVARQGKEIVRTDIPQEILPAMVDLSLRVKNGTSTSIVLRSGEDGFVSSDPDFDRIRARVAAAIAPKPTPTPAPPGGEASTEPPADPGTENPQPTEEQPPAEAPVEPAPESTPLPPAEDLSDSCAFKPELAATQGDRPPWLR; encoded by the coding sequence ATGGCCAGTTCTGCGCGCACCCATGCCCCGAGACCCCGCCCCAAGCGCTCAGCCGCCGGTCGGCTGGGCTTCCGCCTGAGCGCGCTCTGGACGGTCCTCGGCACCTATCTGCCGGGCACGGGACTGATCCGCGCTGGCCTCCGCCGACCCGGCCTCGTCGCACTGATCAGCTTCCTGGCCATTGCAGCCGCCATCACGGTGGCCGCCCTCGTAGCTCCCAACACCCTGATCCGGTTGGGAGTGAACTCTCTCTTCCTGAAGGTCCTGGTCGTCTTGATCCCGATCCTCGCGCTCGCCTGGGCGGGACTGATCGTGGTCACTCACTTGCTGCTGCGACCGCGAGCTCTGACCAAGTTCGAACGAGCCCTCGGCTCGGTCCTCGTCGGAGTCCTGACTCTGACGATCGCGACCCCACTGGCCGTAGCGGCCCGCTATTCGTTCGACCAGTCCCGGCTGCTCGACACCATCTTCAAGGACAGCTCCGACCTGCAGTCGGGCACCGCACCGCACTTGGACGGGCGCAACCCGTGGAAGAACAAGCCACGCGTGAACATCCTTCTGCTCGGCGGCGACGCCGGTCGCGACCGGACTGGTACGCGTACGGACACCGTGATCCTCGCCAGCGTCGACACCCGCACGGGCGACACCGTGCTGATCTCCCTCCCGCGCAACACGGCCCGGATGCCCTTCCCCGCCGACTCGCCGCTCCATCAGTACTACCCCGAGGGTTTCACCAGTGGTTGGGGTGACGATCTCGAATACATGCTCACGGAGATGTATGAGAACATCCCGCCGAACGTGCCGCCCGACATCCTCGGCCCGACCGACAACCTCGGCGCCGATGTCGTCAAGCTGTCCGTCGGTGAAGCGACAGGCCTCAAGGTCGACTACTACGTGCTGGTCGAACTCGAGGGCTTCCACAAGCTCATCGACGCCCTGGGCGGCATCACGGTCAACATCAACACCTGGGTCGCGATCGGCGGGGACACCAGCCGCGGCATCTTGCCCGCCGGTGCCTTGGCGCCGGGACCCAACCAGCATCTCAACGGCGATCAGGCGCTCTGGTATGCCCGTGGCCGCTTCGGTGCTGACGACTTCCAGCGCATGGACCGCCAGCGTTGTGTGATCGACGCGGTGATCAAGCAGGCGAACCCGGCCAACATGCTCACGCGCTATGAGGATGTCGCCCGGCAGGGCAAGGAGATTGTCCGCACCGACATCCCGCAGGAGATCCTGCCGGCGATGGTGGACCTGTCCCTGCGCGTCAAGAACGGCACCTCGACGAGCATCGTTCTCCGCTCCGGCGAGGACGGTTTTGTATCGAGCGATCCCGACTTCGACCGCATCCGTGCCCGCGTTGCCGCCGCGATCGCTCCGAAGCCGACGCCGACCCCGGCTCCGCCGGGTGGGGAAGCAAGCACCGAACCGCCCGCCGATCCAGGCACCGAAAATCCCCAGCCGACCGAGGAGCAGCCGCCGGCTGAGGCCCCGGTGGAGCCGGCTCCGGAGAGTACGCCCCTGCCCCCTGCTGAGGACCTGAGCGATTCGTGCGCCTTCAAGCCCGAACTGGCCGCCACCCAGGGCGACCGGCCGCCGTGGCTGCGCTGA
- a CDS encoding NAD(P)H-quinone oxidoreductase — translation MTSSIPTTMRAVTVQGDGDGPEVLQLGEAPVPLPKPGEVLIQVTAAGINRADVMQRKGFYPPPPGASAIIGLEVSGRVAAVAEGVTGWSVGDRCLALLAGGGYAEYVAVEAAHLLPLPPGVDPITAAGVLEVAATVQSNADVADLKPGETYLVHGGAGGIGSFAIQYAKALGCTVFTTAGSDEKLAFCRELGADLAVSYRDDWAAAFTDAGGVDVILDNQGARYLEPNLGVLKSDGRMVIIGLQGGRKGELDLGLQLRKRASVIATSLRSRPSDQKAKICADVVTRIWPMYADGRIRTAPTKVFDAADVAAAHEYFDSGEHRGKIVLTFGE, via the coding sequence ATGACCAGCTCGATTCCGACCACGATGCGCGCGGTGACCGTCCAGGGCGACGGAGATGGCCCTGAGGTGCTCCAGCTCGGTGAGGCCCCGGTCCCGCTGCCGAAGCCCGGCGAAGTGCTCATCCAGGTCACCGCCGCCGGGATCAACCGGGCCGATGTCATGCAGCGCAAGGGTTTCTATCCCCCGCCGCCGGGGGCATCCGCGATCATCGGGCTGGAAGTCTCGGGCCGCGTCGCCGCCGTCGCCGAGGGTGTGACCGGCTGGTCGGTCGGTGACCGGTGCCTGGCGCTGCTGGCCGGTGGAGGGTACGCCGAATATGTCGCCGTCGAGGCCGCCCATCTCCTGCCGCTCCCACCGGGCGTCGATCCGATCACCGCAGCCGGCGTACTCGAGGTCGCCGCCACCGTGCAGTCCAACGCCGACGTCGCCGATTTGAAGCCGGGCGAGACCTACCTCGTGCATGGCGGGGCGGGCGGGATCGGCTCGTTCGCGATCCAGTACGCCAAGGCCCTCGGCTGCACCGTCTTCACCACCGCCGGCAGCGACGAGAAGCTCGCCTTCTGCCGAGAGCTGGGTGCCGACCTCGCCGTCTCCTATCGCGACGACTGGGCCGCGGCGTTCACCGACGCCGGCGGGGTGGACGTCATTCTCGACAACCAGGGCGCGCGCTATCTCGAGCCCAACCTGGGCGTACTCAAGAGCGACGGCCGCATGGTCATCATCGGCCTGCAGGGCGGCCGCAAGGGCGAGCTCGACCTCGGGCTCCAGCTGCGCAAGCGCGCGAGCGTCATCGCCACCTCGCTGCGATCCCGGCCGAGCGACCAGAAGGCGAAGATCTGCGCCGACGTGGTGACGCGCATCTGGCCCATGTATGCCGACGGCCGCATCCGCACCGCCCCCACCAAGGTCTTCGACGCGGCCGATGTGGCCGCGGCCCATGAATACTTCGATTCCGGCGAGCACCGCGGCAAGATCGTGCTCACCTTCGGCGAGTGA
- a CDS encoding LLM class flavin-dependent oxidoreductase, translating to MRTGVCILTDLPWKESAAAFREVEQLGFDHAWTYDHLTWDPMANEPWYSTVVTLAGAATVTERIKLGYWVSSPNFRHPVAFARELVGLQDISDGRILCGVGSGGEPDAWVLGGTLSRGERTRRLREFVDVLSRALSEDHVDHAGEFYTVKDYRNVAGPAVAPVPLFVAANGPIAIKLAVERGAWATTGIGGADLDEWWANLAKLSAMVDEAGGQGIDRYLYLDSAPRFSLDSADFCAEQLGRAKELGFTDAIVTWPRASKPYLGDPAVLAEVAAELR from the coding sequence ATGCGCACCGGCGTCTGCATCCTGACCGATCTGCCGTGGAAGGAATCCGCGGCCGCGTTCCGCGAGGTCGAGCAACTCGGCTTCGACCACGCGTGGACCTATGACCACCTGACCTGGGACCCGATGGCCAACGAGCCGTGGTATTCCACGGTCGTCACCCTCGCCGGGGCCGCCACGGTCACCGAGCGCATCAAGCTCGGCTACTGGGTCAGCTCCCCCAACTTCCGCCACCCGGTCGCGTTCGCGCGCGAGCTCGTCGGCCTGCAGGACATCTCCGACGGCCGCATCCTCTGCGGGGTCGGGTCGGGCGGCGAGCCCGACGCCTGGGTCCTCGGAGGCACGCTCTCGCGCGGCGAGCGTACGCGCAGACTGCGCGAATTCGTCGACGTGCTGTCGCGCGCGTTGAGCGAGGACCACGTGGATCACGCCGGGGAGTTCTACACGGTCAAGGACTACCGGAACGTGGCCGGCCCGGCCGTGGCGCCCGTGCCGCTCTTCGTCGCCGCCAACGGGCCGATTGCCATCAAGCTCGCGGTCGAGCGGGGCGCGTGGGCGACGACGGGCATCGGCGGGGCGGACCTCGACGAGTGGTGGGCCAATCTGGCCAAGCTCAGCGCGATGGTCGACGAGGCCGGCGGCCAGGGCATCGACCGCTACCTCTATCTCGACTCTGCTCCGCGCTTCTCGCTCGACAGCGCCGACTTCTGTGCCGAACAGCTCGGGCGGGCCAAGGAACTCGGCTTCACCGACGCGATCGTGACCTGGCCACGGGCGTCGAAGCCCTATCTCGGCGACCCCGCCGTTCTCGCCGAGGTGGCCGCCGAGCTGCGCTGA
- a CDS encoding MFS transporter, whose protein sequence is MSGYREIWSIPGARTVLVLGLLCRLPMFGAMVLLTVHVVERIDPRYSAAGLIVMAATIAQGISGPWRGRLLDRKGLRRTLLPSLIIVPLCWIVAPWSSYWVLLALVIIAGLFAVPVFALLRQALLGAVEVRQRKQALALDSVITEISFMAGPALAIWVATLWGTAWTLLTFQLMSVAAAGVLFAANPPLRHKAGVAAPPTTGTRWVSPAALGILGLTMATTIALTATDLTVVAGLRALDQATSIGWVLAIWGFGSAVGGLLFGAIQRPIGAWVVVAALGATTMPVAFANSDWSMAALLLIAGFFCAPAITATSEALSRVVPESSRGEAFGWHGTALTTGSALAAPLVGIAIDHQGWPAGYVVGGGVTLVLAVAGALALRARVRRDNTPDPVPVEAVPRAGNPSA, encoded by the coding sequence ATGTCCGGCTATCGCGAGATCTGGTCGATCCCCGGCGCCCGCACCGTCCTGGTGCTCGGGCTGCTGTGTCGACTCCCGATGTTCGGCGCGATGGTCCTGTTGACGGTCCACGTCGTCGAGCGCATCGATCCGCGCTATTCCGCCGCCGGGCTCATCGTCATGGCCGCGACCATCGCCCAGGGCATCTCCGGGCCGTGGCGCGGGCGGCTGCTCGACCGGAAGGGTCTGCGGCGTACTCTCCTGCCCTCCCTCATCATCGTCCCGCTCTGTTGGATCGTCGCGCCGTGGAGCTCCTATTGGGTCCTGCTGGCGCTGGTGATCATCGCCGGGCTGTTCGCCGTGCCCGTCTTCGCCCTGTTGCGGCAGGCGCTGCTGGGGGCGGTGGAGGTACGCCAGCGCAAGCAGGCTCTGGCGCTCGACTCGGTCATCACCGAGATCTCGTTCATGGCCGGGCCGGCGTTGGCCATCTGGGTCGCCACCCTGTGGGGCACGGCCTGGACGCTGCTGACGTTCCAGCTGATGTCGGTCGCCGCGGCCGGAGTCTTGTTCGCCGCCAATCCGCCCTTGCGTCACAAGGCCGGCGTGGCCGCCCCGCCCACGACGGGTACGCGTTGGGTCAGCCCGGCCGCGCTCGGCATTCTGGGCCTGACGATGGCCACGACCATCGCCCTGACGGCGACTGATCTGACGGTCGTTGCCGGGCTGCGCGCGCTCGACCAGGCCACGTCCATCGGATGGGTGCTGGCGATCTGGGGCTTCGGCTCGGCGGTCGGCGGTCTGCTGTTCGGGGCGATCCAACGGCCGATCGGGGCCTGGGTCGTGGTCGCGGCACTGGGGGCCACGACCATGCCCGTCGCGTTCGCCAACTCCGACTGGTCCATGGCCGCCCTGCTGCTCATTGCGGGCTTCTTCTGCGCTCCGGCGATCACGGCCACGAGCGAGGCCCTGTCCAGGGTCGTGCCCGAGTCGTCCCGCGGCGAGGCCTTCGGGTGGCACGGCACGGCCCTCACCACCGGTTCCGCGCTGGCCGCGCCCCTCGTCGGCATCGCGATCGACCATCAGGGCTGGCCGGCCGGCTATGTGGTCGGTGGCGGCGTCACACTCGTTCTCGCGGTGGCCGGTGCCCTGGCGCTCCGCGCTCGCGTACGCCGGGACAACACCCCCGACCCGGTCCCCGTCGAGGCCGTCCCGAGGGCGGGGAACCCGTCGGCCTAG
- a CDS encoding phosphoenolpyruvate carboxykinase (GTP) gives MTATVGQNAPTTHADLLAWVEEVAALTKPDAIRWCDGSDAEWKEFTDHLVDRGIATRLNEEAKPNSFYFRSDPSDVARVEDQTFICSETEAGAGPTNNWAAPAEMKQTMSELYDGCMKGRTMFVVPFCMGPIDADDPKFGVELTDSEYVVISMKIMTRMGADALKAMGDDKPFVKCIHSVGYPLADGQDDVAWPCNDTKYISHFPETREIWSYGSGYGGNALLGKKCYALRIASAMAHDEGWLAEHMLILELTSPEGKKYVVCAAFPSACGKTNLAMLEPTIPGWTVKTLGDDIAWMRFGEDGRLYAVNPENGFFGVAPGTGYHTNPNAMRTIEAGNSIFTNVALTPYGDVWWEEMTDFEPDSLTDWHGKPWTPEAEVKAAHPNSRFTTPISQCPILSDDFNNPKGVPVDAILFGGRRASTVPLVAQSRDWNHGTFMGATCSSETTAAATGAVGVVRRDPMAMLPFIGYNANDYLQHWVNIGENAEADKLPKIFFVNWFRKSQEGKFLWPGFGENSRVLEWIVRRLEGDAEAIDTPAGAIPAEGSLNVEGLSLDPAKLAEATKFDAEEWKKELPLIEEWFEKLGNVPDAIKAELDKLKQNLA, from the coding sequence GTGACTGCCACCGTTGGTCAGAATGCGCCCACCACCCATGCCGATCTGCTGGCCTGGGTGGAAGAGGTTGCAGCCCTTACCAAGCCCGATGCGATCCGCTGGTGTGACGGCTCGGACGCCGAGTGGAAGGAATTCACCGACCACCTGGTGGACCGGGGCATTGCCACGCGCCTCAACGAGGAAGCCAAGCCCAACTCGTTCTATTTCCGCTCGGACCCCTCGGACGTCGCACGCGTCGAGGACCAGACCTTCATCTGCTCCGAGACCGAGGCCGGCGCCGGCCCCACCAACAACTGGGCCGCTCCTGCCGAGATGAAGCAGACGATGTCGGAGCTCTATGACGGCTGCATGAAGGGCCGCACGATGTTCGTCGTGCCGTTCTGCATGGGCCCGATCGACGCGGACGACCCGAAGTTCGGCGTCGAGCTGACCGACTCCGAATATGTCGTCATCTCGATGAAGATCATGACCCGCATGGGCGCCGACGCCCTCAAGGCCATGGGCGACGACAAGCCGTTCGTGAAGTGCATCCACTCGGTCGGCTATCCGCTGGCCGACGGTCAGGATGACGTGGCGTGGCCGTGCAACGACACGAAATACATCTCCCACTTCCCCGAGACCCGCGAGATCTGGTCCTACGGCTCGGGTTATGGCGGCAACGCCCTGCTCGGCAAGAAGTGCTACGCGCTGCGCATCGCCTCGGCGATGGCCCATGACGAGGGCTGGCTGGCCGAGCACATGCTGATCCTCGAGCTGACCTCGCCCGAGGGCAAGAAGTACGTCGTTTGCGCCGCCTTCCCCTCCGCCTGCGGCAAGACCAACCTGGCCATGCTCGAGCCGACCATCCCGGGCTGGACCGTCAAGACCCTGGGCGACGACATCGCCTGGATGCGCTTCGGCGAGGACGGTCGTCTCTATGCGGTCAACCCCGAGAACGGCTTCTTCGGCGTTGCGCCGGGCACCGGTTATCACACCAACCCGAACGCGATGCGCACCATCGAGGCTGGCAACTCGATCTTCACCAACGTCGCCCTGACTCCCTATGGCGATGTCTGGTGGGAAGAGATGACCGACTTCGAGCCCGATTCCCTCACCGACTGGCACGGCAAGCCCTGGACCCCCGAGGCCGAGGTCAAGGCCGCCCACCCGAACAGCCGGTTCACCACGCCGATCTCGCAGTGCCCCATCCTGTCGGATGACTTCAACAACCCGAAGGGTGTCCCGGTCGACGCGATCCTCTTCGGCGGTCGCCGCGCTTCCACCGTTCCGCTGGTCGCCCAGTCCCGCGACTGGAACCACGGCACCTTCATGGGTGCGACCTGCTCCTCGGAGACAACCGCCGCCGCCACCGGCGCCGTGGGCGTCGTGCGTCGTGACCCGATGGCGATGCTGCCGTTTATCGGCTACAACGCCAACGACTATCTCCAGCACTGGGTCAACATCGGCGAGAATGCCGAGGCCGACAAGCTGCCGAAGATCTTCTTCGTCAACTGGTTCCGCAAGTCGCAGGAGGGCAAGTTCCTGTGGCCGGGCTTCGGCGAGAACAGCCGCGTCCTCGAGTGGATCGTCCGCCGCCTTGAGGGCGACGCAGAGGCCATCGACACCCCTGCCGGCGCTATCCCGGCCGAGGGCTCGCTCAACGTCGAGGGCCTGTCCCTCGATCCCGCCAAGCTGGCGGAGGCGACCAAGTTCGATGCCGAGGAGTGGAAGAAGGAGCTCCCGCTGATCGAAGAGTGGTTCGAGAAGCTGGGCAACGTCCCCGACGCCATCAAGGCCGAGCTGGACAAGCTGAAGCAGAACCTCGCCTGA
- a CDS encoding LCP family protein, giving the protein MRESDFPFFDEEADPSTEEPRPPRRKTKTRRALFIALASVLVLILAIGGVIGYYFSRVDGALGKVEQADLMPLPYEGQPEVTKTPAVNVLVVGADKNDNGSDGRSDVLMVAHISGDRNSVYLVSFPRDLWVDVPANEYHRGGKAKINAAYSWGRTPMAVQTVEQLTQVGIDHTAEINFGGFMGLTEHLGGVTVNNKYASTVREYTYPKGEITIQGEEALAYVRQRYGLPNGDLDRAERQRAVLVAIFNKSVQPETLGNPAKFGELIDAAATSVTVDRTLPSSEVKGLVYGLKIRERSQIHSLQAPITGFGTSSDGQSIALVDEAGMAELSAALRDDKMAEYVAKHPS; this is encoded by the coding sequence ATGCGCGAGTCGGACTTTCCGTTCTTCGACGAAGAAGCCGACCCTTCGACAGAGGAGCCCCGCCCGCCGCGACGGAAGACGAAGACCCGACGGGCACTCTTCATCGCGCTGGCCTCGGTTCTTGTTTTGATTCTGGCGATTGGTGGCGTGATCGGCTACTACTTCAGCCGAGTGGATGGCGCCCTCGGGAAGGTGGAACAGGCCGACCTGATGCCCCTGCCCTATGAGGGACAACCCGAGGTCACCAAGACTCCGGCCGTCAATGTCCTGGTCGTCGGAGCCGACAAGAACGACAACGGCAGCGACGGACGGTCCGATGTCCTCATGGTCGCTCACATCTCGGGTGATCGAAACAGTGTCTACCTTGTCTCGTTCCCGCGCGACCTGTGGGTGGACGTCCCGGCCAACGAATATCACCGCGGCGGCAAGGCGAAGATCAACGCGGCGTACTCCTGGGGCCGCACGCCGATGGCGGTCCAGACGGTCGAGCAACTCACTCAGGTCGGTATCGATCACACAGCCGAGATCAACTTCGGTGGATTCATGGGCCTCACCGAGCACCTCGGTGGCGTGACGGTCAACAACAAGTACGCGTCGACAGTGCGTGAATACACCTATCCCAAGGGCGAGATCACGATCCAGGGCGAGGAAGCTCTCGCCTATGTTCGCCAGCGTTATGGTCTCCCCAACGGTGACCTCGACCGAGCAGAACGCCAGCGGGCCGTGCTCGTCGCGATCTTCAACAAGTCCGTCCAGCCCGAGACCTTGGGCAACCCCGCCAAATTCGGCGAACTGATCGACGCCGCCGCCACCTCGGTCACCGTCGACCGGACCCTGCCCAGCAGCGAGGTGAAGGGGCTCGTCTATGGGCTCAAGATCCGGGAGCGCAGCCAGATCCACTCGCTCCAGGCACCGATCACCGGCTTCGGCACGTCCAGCGACGGCCAGTCGATCGCCCTCGTCGACGAGGCGGGAATGGCGGAGCTGAGCGCGGCGCTGCGTGATGACAAGATGGCCGAATACGTGGCGAAGCACCCGAGCTGA
- a CDS encoding bacterial proteasome activator family protein, with the protein MTDQPSAEESSDNRPQVVAGQTSDGQVYVVGEQGMAVESPPDENGKNPDSVTDMVPEPDKVMRIASMTQKLLDEIKANPLDDPSRKRLGEVYSASIEELKAGLDPKLAEELERITEPFAEGSTPSDAELRVVQAQLVGWLEGLFHGIQTALFAQQMAARAQLEQMRRALPPGAHPGGPGAPEGGPMPGQKPGGSGMYL; encoded by the coding sequence ATGACAGACCAGCCCTCCGCAGAAGAGTCCTCCGACAACCGCCCGCAGGTGGTGGCGGGTCAGACGTCCGACGGTCAGGTATACGTCGTCGGTGAGCAGGGAATGGCCGTCGAATCGCCGCCGGACGAGAACGGCAAGAATCCCGACTCGGTGACCGACATGGTTCCCGAGCCCGACAAGGTGATGCGCATCGCGAGCATGACCCAGAAGCTGCTCGACGAGATCAAGGCCAACCCCCTCGACGATCCGTCCCGCAAGCGCCTGGGCGAGGTCTATTCGGCCTCGATCGAGGAACTCAAGGCGGGGCTCGACCCGAAGCTGGCCGAGGAACTCGAACGCATCACCGAGCCCTTCGCCGAGGGGTCCACCCCGAGCGATGCCGAGCTGCGCGTCGTCCAGGCCCAGCTCGTGGGCTGGCTCGAGGGCCTGTTCCACGGCATCCAGACGGCGCTCTTCGCCCAGCAGATGGCCGCGCGCGCCCAGCTCGAGCAGATGCGTCGGGCGCTCCCGCCGGGTGCTCATCCGGGTGGCCCGGGGGCGCCCGAGGGTGGTCCGATGCCGGGTCAGAAGCCCGGTGGCTCGGGGATGTATCTCTGA
- a CDS encoding nucleoside-diphosphate sugar epimerase/dehydratase gives MRSVPVFWRRALMLGWDVLAWLIAFAGFVLVRYEFQLKEDQWLAAIAYAVAIISAHVVLGFLTQLYLGRSKVGSYAEATYLGGIVLSTSVVLGLVATVFAPRFPNAIAIFMPATALILMAAGRWAFRGWLGANRRRNGVVDHEDAKNVLVYGAGEAGAEVARLVNTAHEAPYRIVGFIDDDRSKRFLRVHGHRVLGTRSDLVHLAKEKDAHSVILAMGNAQPDFIKGVSQQCSEAGVKLIVIPPVRERIGGRVQLDQLREFDVVDLLGRRPIHTDLSEISGYLSGRVVLVTGAGGSIGAEIARQVNDLKPSKLFLLDRDESALHGLQLDLKGVGLLDSEETILCDIRDETALQKVFDQCRPDVVLHAAALKHLPMLERFPEEGWKTNVLGSLNVLRCARKSGVQRFVNVSTDKAADAISRLGQSKRLAERLTAWYAMQYNLDYVSVRFGNVLGSRGSVVHAFKAQIERGGPVTVTDPKVTRYFMTIPEACELVLQAGAIGKPGDVLVLDMGEPVRILDVAQRLIEVSGRHDIAIQYTGLREGEKLHEVLLGEVERGHASEHPLITQVAVPVLSPMDVLFDPDSPEDALELMRSQAAARLPQSPVTPVRSDLSADTGSHPVVR, from the coding sequence ATGAGGAGTGTTCCTGTCTTCTGGCGACGAGCGTTGATGCTGGGTTGGGATGTCCTGGCTTGGCTTATTGCGTTCGCCGGTTTCGTGCTGGTCCGCTATGAGTTCCAACTCAAGGAAGACCAATGGCTCGCGGCCATCGCCTACGCCGTTGCCATCATCAGCGCCCATGTCGTTCTGGGCTTCCTGACACAGCTCTATCTCGGTCGCTCCAAGGTGGGCAGCTATGCCGAAGCCACCTATCTGGGTGGCATCGTCCTTTCGACCTCGGTCGTCCTGGGCCTCGTCGCGACGGTCTTCGCGCCGCGCTTCCCGAATGCGATCGCTATCTTCATGCCCGCGACGGCGCTGATCCTGATGGCTGCCGGTCGCTGGGCCTTCCGAGGCTGGCTCGGTGCCAACCGGCGTCGCAATGGCGTAGTGGACCACGAGGACGCCAAGAACGTCCTCGTCTATGGCGCCGGTGAAGCGGGCGCGGAGGTCGCCCGCCTCGTCAACACCGCCCACGAAGCTCCCTACCGAATCGTCGGTTTCATCGATGATGATCGGTCCAAGCGCTTCCTTCGCGTGCATGGGCACCGAGTGCTGGGCACGAGGAGCGACCTGGTTCACCTGGCGAAGGAGAAGGACGCTCATAGCGTCATTCTGGCCATGGGCAACGCCCAGCCCGACTTCATCAAGGGCGTGTCGCAGCAGTGTTCTGAAGCGGGCGTCAAGCTCATCGTGATTCCGCCCGTGCGAGAGCGCATCGGTGGCCGGGTCCAGCTCGACCAGTTGCGTGAATTCGACGTCGTGGACCTGCTCGGGCGGCGCCCCATCCACACGGACCTGTCCGAGATCAGCGGTTATCTGAGTGGTCGCGTGGTCTTGGTGACGGGTGCCGGCGGCTCGATCGGTGCCGAGATCGCGCGTCAGGTCAACGATCTGAAACCCTCCAAGTTGTTCCTGCTGGATCGTGACGAGTCGGCGCTGCACGGCCTTCAGTTGGACCTCAAGGGTGTGGGCCTCCTTGACAGCGAGGAAACCATCCTGTGTGACATCCGGGACGAGACGGCCCTGCAGAAAGTGTTTGACCAGTGCCGGCCCGACGTCGTCCTGCATGCCGCAGCCCTGAAGCACCTCCCGATGCTGGAACGCTTCCCCGAAGAAGGCTGGAAGACCAACGTCCTCGGATCCCTCAACGTCCTGCGATGTGCCCGCAAATCCGGCGTCCAGCGGTTCGTCAACGTCTCGACCGACAAGGCAGCGGATGCGATCAGCCGTCTCGGGCAGTCGAAGCGCTTGGCCGAGCGACTCACGGCTTGGTACGCGATGCAGTACAACCTCGACTACGTCTCCGTCCGCTTCGGCAACGTGTTGGGCTCCCGCGGGTCGGTGGTGCATGCCTTCAAGGCTCAGATCGAGCGCGGCGGTCCGGTCACGGTGACCGACCCCAAGGTGACCCGGTATTTCATGACGATTCCCGAAGCCTGCGAGCTGGTGCTCCAGGCCGGCGCGATCGGCAAGCCGGGTGACGTGCTCGTGCTCGACATGGGCGAGCCTGTCCGCATCCTCGATGTGGCGCAGCGTCTGATCGAGGTGTCGGGTCGCCACGACATCGCTATCCAATACACCGGTCTCAGGGAGGGCGAGAAGCTCCACGAAGTGCTGCTCGGCGAGGTCGAGCGTGGCCACGCCAGCGAGCATCCGCTCATCACTCAGGTCGCCGTCCCTGTGCTCAGCCCCATGGATGTGCTGTTTGATCCCGACTCACCCGAGGACGCCCTCGAGTTGATGCGGAGCCAAGCCGCGGCGAGGTTGCCCCAGTCGCCGGTCACGCCCGTACGCTCCGACCTCTCGGCCGACACCGGCTCTCACCCGGTTGTCCGATAG
- a CDS encoding WhiB family transcriptional regulator translates to MNSATATSRPESAQGCHEFASLFQHPLLEEPPAASAPADQRRQHMMLTRKAENVCQTCPLLKQCLYNAVVRYDVAGYAAGTTVRQRQEIRSRLGITVTPEDFDTLAGITARHRQVDHDEVVRLRNANPHESLETLAHRLGCSLSTVKRHLRRHRNEAHRPRAQPRPLPSMSEVLAAFRQVVAPGSERRAA, encoded by the coding sequence ATGAACAGCGCGACCGCCACCTCCCGCCCGGAGTCCGCTCAGGGGTGCCACGAGTTTGCCTCCCTGTTCCAGCACCCCCTGCTGGAGGAGCCGCCTGCGGCTTCGGCCCCCGCAGATCAACGCCGGCAGCACATGATGCTCACCCGCAAGGCCGAGAACGTGTGCCAGACCTGCCCACTCCTGAAGCAGTGCCTCTACAACGCCGTCGTCCGCTATGACGTCGCCGGCTATGCCGCCGGGACCACCGTGCGGCAGCGCCAGGAGATCCGCAGCCGTCTCGGCATCACCGTGACACCGGAAGATTTCGACACACTCGCCGGCATCACGGCCCGCCACCGCCAGGTCGACCACGACGAAGTCGTGCGCCTGCGCAACGCGAATCCCCATGAGAGCCTCGAGACCCTGGCTCACCGCCTGGGGTGCTCGCTCTCCACTGTCAAGCGCCACCTCCGGCGCCACCGCAACGAGGCCCACCGCCCCCGCGCCCAGCCTCGTCCCCTGCCGTCCATGAGTGAGGTCCTCGCGGCCTTCCGTCAGGTTGTTGCTCCCGGATCCGAACGGCGCGCCGCCTGA